The stretch of DNA CACCGTTATGCGGATCAGCCGATGCTTTCCCGTACGCATGGACAACCTGCAACACCCACGACGCTAGGCAAGGAAATGGCAAACTTTGTCGCCCGTCTCAACCGCCAAACTAAGCAACTCGCGGCAGCCCCGTTGCTCGGCAAGATGAACGGTGCAGTGGGTAACTTTAATGCTCACCTTGTTGCCTACCCTAACGTAAACTGGCCAGCCGTCGCCGAAGAGTTCGTGGGTGAGTTGGGTCTGAGTTGGAATGCATACACAACTCAGATCGAGCCACATGACTACATGGCCGAATTCTTTCATGTCCTTATGCGATTTAATACGATACTGATTGATTTTTGCCGAGATGTATGGGGTTATATCGCATTGGGTTACTTTCGGCAAAAGACTGATGCACATGAGATCGGATCGTCTACGATGCCGCACAAAGTTAATCCAATCGATTTCGAAAACGCAGAGGGTAATTTAAATTTGGCTAATGCCATTATGGGACACCTTGCGCAGAACCTGCCGGTATCCCGTTGGCAGCGTGACTTGAGTGACTCCACAATGCTACGCAATATTGGGGTAGCCCTAGCCCACATGCTTATTGCCTATCAATCTTGCCTGAGAGGCATCGATAAATTGGAAGCAGCGCCAGAAACGATGGAAGAAGCACTGAACAGTGCCTGGGAAATTCTTGCAGAGCCGGTACAGACCGTCATGCGACGTTACGGAATCGCTGAGCCATACGA from Gammaproteobacteria bacterium encodes:
- the purB gene encoding adenylosuccinate lyase, with product MELSALTAISPVDGRYGDKTIDLRDIFSEYGLIRYRVFVEIRWLQKLSAIPEIPEVPTLKSRSNNLLNEIAEKFNLEDAERVKSLERTTNHDVKAVEYFLKEKVKGDKKLNLLAEFVHFACTSEDINNLAYALMLCRAREKILMPQMEYVIGAIRELAHRYADQPMLSRTHGQPATPTTLGKEMANFVARLNRQTKQLAAAPLLGKMNGAVGNFNAHLVAYPNVNWPAVAEEFVGELGLSWNAYTTQIEPHDYMAEFFHVLMRFNTILIDFCRDVWGYIALGYFRQKTDAHEIGSSTMPHKVNPIDFENAEGNLNLANAIMGHLAQNLPVSRWQRDLSDSTMLRNIGVALAHMLIAYQSCLRGIDKLEAAPETMEEALNSAWEILAEPVQTVMRRYGIAEPYEQLKKLTKGRTIDRRALHTFIESLELPDAEKKQLLDITPASYLGNAEEQAKSV